A DNA window from Trichosurus vulpecula isolate mTriVul1 chromosome 2, mTriVul1.pri, whole genome shotgun sequence contains the following coding sequences:
- the TBC1D23 gene encoding TBC1 domain family member 23 isoform X1, which yields MAEGEEASPPPTSNSDSWEKDLGEALETGGCDLETLRNIIQGRPLPADLRAKVWKIALNVAGKGDSLASWDGNLDLPEQTTIHKDCQELIDQLSKPEEKTDVLLLNIESVITFYCKSRNVKYSTSLGWIHLLKPLVNLHLTRSDLYNCFYAIMNKYIPRDCFLKGRPFHLFRLLIQYHEPELCSFLDTKKMTPDSYALNWLGSLFACFCSVEVTQAIWDGYLQQADPFFIYFLMLIILVNTKDVILAQESDSKEEIIQFLENTPSSLNIEDIEDLFSLAQYYYSKTPASFRKDNHSLFGSPLLGIKDDDTDLSQALCLAISVSEILQANQQQGEGVRFFVVDCRPAEQYNAGHLSTAFHLDSDLMLQNPSEFAQSVKYLLEAQKQSIESGSVAGGEHLCFMGSGREEEDMYMNMVLAHFLQKNKEYVSIASGGFMALQQHLADINVDGPENGYGHWIASTSGSRSSINSSVDGDSPNGSNDGRGMKSLVNKMTVALKTKSVNVKERVISFIENTSTPVDRMSFNLPWPDKTSTERHVSSSDRVGKPYRGVKPVFSIGDEEEYDTDEIDSSSMSDDDRKEVVNIQTWINKPDIKHHFPCNEVKENGHMFPSHLLVTATHMYCLREIPSRKGLAYIQSRQALNSVVKITSKKKHPELITFKYGNSSTSGIEILAVERYLIPNAGDATKAIKQQIMKVLDALES from the exons GGAAAAAGATCTTGGAGAAGCTTTGGAAACTGGAGGTTGTGATCTTGAAACTTTGAGGAATATAATCCAAGGGAGACCACTGCCTGCTGATTTGAGGGCAAAAGTTTGGAAG attGCTTTAAATGTTGCAGGGAAAGGTGACAGTTTAGCATCTTGGGATGGTAATTTGGATCTGCCAGAACAGACGACAATTCATAAGGATTGCCAAGAACTCATTG ACCAGCTTTCAAAGCCAGAAGAAAAGACCGATGTATTACTCTTGAATATTGAATCTGTAATTACATTTTATTGTAAATCACGGAATGTCAAATACAGCACATCCCTTGGCTGGATACATTTGCTTAAGCCACTGGTGAATCTTCATCTTACACGCAGTGATTTATACAACTGCTTTTATGCTATCATGAATAAGTACATTCCCAG GGATTGTTTTCTGAAAGGGAGACCGTTTCATCTCTTTCGATTGCTTATCCAGTATCATGAACCTGAACTGTGTTCCTTTCTTGATACAAAGAAGATGACTCCAGACTCCTATGCACTCAACTGG CTTGGAAGCCTTTTTGCATGTTTCTGTTCGGTTGAAGTCACTCAGGCAATATGGGATGGATACCTACAGCAAGCAGATccattctttatttattttttaatgttaataaTCCTTGTCAATACAAA AGATGTTATTTTAGCACAAGAATCTGACAGTAAAGAAGAAATTATTC AGTTCTTGGAAAATACTCCTTCCAGTTTGAATATAGAAGATATTGAAGATCTGTTTTCTCTGGCACAGTATTATTACAGTAAAACTCCAGCTTCATTTAGAAAG GACAATCATAGTTTATTTGGCAGTCCTTTGCTGGGAATTAAGGATGATGACACAGACCTGAGTCAGGCTCTCTGTCTGGCAATTTCAGTATCAGAGATTCTTCAAGCAAATCAACAGCAAGGG GAAGGAGTTCGATTCTTTGTGGTGGATTGCAGGCCTGCGGAACAGTACAATGCTGGGCATTTATCAACAGCTTTTCACTTAGATTCAGATTTG atgCTTCAGAATCCATCAGAATTTGCACAGTCAGTAAAATATTTGCTAGAAGCCCAGAAGCAATCTATTGAGTCTGGTTCAGTTGCGGGAGGGGAGCACCTCTGTTTCATGGGAAGTGGCAGGGAAGAAGAAGACATGTATATGAACATGGTCCTTGCACACTTTTTACAG aaaaacaaagaatatgtCAGCATTGCCAGCGGTGGATTTATGG cACTCCAGCAGCACTTAGCAGACATAAATGTGGATGGACCAGAAAATGGATATGGCCACTGGATTGCTAGCACGTCAGGTTCCAGGAGTAGTATAAATTCCTCTGTTGAT GGTGATTCTCCTAATGGTTCAAATGATGGACGAGGAATGAAATCATTGGTAAACAAAATGACTGTCGCTTTAAAGACAAAATCTGTGAATGTCAAAGAAAGAGTTATCAGTTTTATTGAGAATACATCAACTCCTGTAGACag AATGTCTTTCAATCTTCCTTGGCCAGACAAAACAAGTACAGAGCG ACATGTGAGTAGCAGTGACAGAGTGGGCAAGCCCTACCGTGGTGTGAAGCCTGTATTCAGCATTGGGGATGAAGAAGAATATGACACAG aTGAAATTGATAGTTCCTCAATGTCAGATGATGATCGAAAAGAGGTTGTGAACATTCAGACCTGGATAAACAAGCCAGACATTAAGCATCATTTTCCTTGCaatgaagtaaaagaaaatgGACACATGTTTCCTAG tCATCTTTTGGTTACTGCAACACATATGTACTGTTTAAGGGAAATTCCTTCACGGAAAGGATTGGCTTACATACAGTCTCGGCAAGCACTAAATTCTGTAGTTAAAATCACATCCAAGAAAAAACACCCTGAGCTGATTACCTTCAAGTATGGAAACAGTAGTACCTCAGGAATAGAAATTTTGGCAGTTGAAAG
- the TBC1D23 gene encoding TBC1 domain family member 23 isoform X2 produces the protein MAEGEEASPPPTSNSDSWEKDLGEALETGGCDLETLRNIIQGRPLPADLRAKVWKIALNVAGKGDSLASWDGNLDLPEQTTIHKDCQELIDQLSKPEEKTDVLLLNIESVITFYCKSRNVKYSTSLGWIHLLKPLVNLHLTRSDLYNCFYAIMNKYIPRDCFLKGRPFHLFRLLIQYHEPELCSFLDTKKMTPDSYALNWLGSLFACFCSVEVTQAIWDGYLQQADPFFIYFLMLIILVNTKDVILAQESDSKEEIIQFLENTPSSLNIEDIEDLFSLAQYYYSKTPASFRKDNHSLFGSPLLGIKDDDTDLSQALCLAISVSEILQANQQQGEGVRFFVVDCRPAEQYNAGHLSTAFHLDSDLMLQNPSEFAQSVKYLLEAQKQSIESGSVAGGEHLCFMGSGREEEDMYMNMVLAHFLQKNKEYVSIASGGFMALQQHLADINVDGPENGYGHWIASTSGSRSSINSSVDGDSPNGSNDGRGMKSLVNKMTVALKTKSVNVKERVISFIENTSTPVDRHVSSSDRVGKPYRGVKPVFSIGDEEEYDTDEIDSSSMSDDDRKEVVNIQTWINKPDIKHHFPCNEVKENGHMFPSHLLVTATHMYCLREIPSRKGLAYIQSRQALNSVVKITSKKKHPELITFKYGNSSTSGIEILAVERYLIPNAGDATKAIKQQIMKVLDALES, from the exons GGAAAAAGATCTTGGAGAAGCTTTGGAAACTGGAGGTTGTGATCTTGAAACTTTGAGGAATATAATCCAAGGGAGACCACTGCCTGCTGATTTGAGGGCAAAAGTTTGGAAG attGCTTTAAATGTTGCAGGGAAAGGTGACAGTTTAGCATCTTGGGATGGTAATTTGGATCTGCCAGAACAGACGACAATTCATAAGGATTGCCAAGAACTCATTG ACCAGCTTTCAAAGCCAGAAGAAAAGACCGATGTATTACTCTTGAATATTGAATCTGTAATTACATTTTATTGTAAATCACGGAATGTCAAATACAGCACATCCCTTGGCTGGATACATTTGCTTAAGCCACTGGTGAATCTTCATCTTACACGCAGTGATTTATACAACTGCTTTTATGCTATCATGAATAAGTACATTCCCAG GGATTGTTTTCTGAAAGGGAGACCGTTTCATCTCTTTCGATTGCTTATCCAGTATCATGAACCTGAACTGTGTTCCTTTCTTGATACAAAGAAGATGACTCCAGACTCCTATGCACTCAACTGG CTTGGAAGCCTTTTTGCATGTTTCTGTTCGGTTGAAGTCACTCAGGCAATATGGGATGGATACCTACAGCAAGCAGATccattctttatttattttttaatgttaataaTCCTTGTCAATACAAA AGATGTTATTTTAGCACAAGAATCTGACAGTAAAGAAGAAATTATTC AGTTCTTGGAAAATACTCCTTCCAGTTTGAATATAGAAGATATTGAAGATCTGTTTTCTCTGGCACAGTATTATTACAGTAAAACTCCAGCTTCATTTAGAAAG GACAATCATAGTTTATTTGGCAGTCCTTTGCTGGGAATTAAGGATGATGACACAGACCTGAGTCAGGCTCTCTGTCTGGCAATTTCAGTATCAGAGATTCTTCAAGCAAATCAACAGCAAGGG GAAGGAGTTCGATTCTTTGTGGTGGATTGCAGGCCTGCGGAACAGTACAATGCTGGGCATTTATCAACAGCTTTTCACTTAGATTCAGATTTG atgCTTCAGAATCCATCAGAATTTGCACAGTCAGTAAAATATTTGCTAGAAGCCCAGAAGCAATCTATTGAGTCTGGTTCAGTTGCGGGAGGGGAGCACCTCTGTTTCATGGGAAGTGGCAGGGAAGAAGAAGACATGTATATGAACATGGTCCTTGCACACTTTTTACAG aaaaacaaagaatatgtCAGCATTGCCAGCGGTGGATTTATGG cACTCCAGCAGCACTTAGCAGACATAAATGTGGATGGACCAGAAAATGGATATGGCCACTGGATTGCTAGCACGTCAGGTTCCAGGAGTAGTATAAATTCCTCTGTTGAT GGTGATTCTCCTAATGGTTCAAATGATGGACGAGGAATGAAATCATTGGTAAACAAAATGACTGTCGCTTTAAAGACAAAATCTGTGAATGTCAAAGAAAGAGTTATCAGTTTTATTGAGAATACATCAACTCCTGTAGACag ACATGTGAGTAGCAGTGACAGAGTGGGCAAGCCCTACCGTGGTGTGAAGCCTGTATTCAGCATTGGGGATGAAGAAGAATATGACACAG aTGAAATTGATAGTTCCTCAATGTCAGATGATGATCGAAAAGAGGTTGTGAACATTCAGACCTGGATAAACAAGCCAGACATTAAGCATCATTTTCCTTGCaatgaagtaaaagaaaatgGACACATGTTTCCTAG tCATCTTTTGGTTACTGCAACACATATGTACTGTTTAAGGGAAATTCCTTCACGGAAAGGATTGGCTTACATACAGTCTCGGCAAGCACTAAATTCTGTAGTTAAAATCACATCCAAGAAAAAACACCCTGAGCTGATTACCTTCAAGTATGGAAACAGTAGTACCTCAGGAATAGAAATTTTGGCAGTTGAAAG